A stretch of Leucobacter aridicollis DNA encodes these proteins:
- the glnA gene encoding type I glutamate--ammonia ligase, whose product MSKQRDFVLRTIEERGVRFVRLWFTDVAGALKSVALAPAEVEGAFSEGIGFDGSAIEGLTRAYESDLLAVPDPSTFQILPWRGETEPTGRMFCDIRTPNGEPAVSDPRNVLKRTLAQAADMGFSFYTHPEIEFYLLKSKEIGPEGPIPVDRAGYFDNVPGGTAHDFRRESVNMLEELGISVEFSHHEAGPGQNEIDLRYADALATADNIMTFRSVVKEVAIAQGVHATFMPKPLAGQPGSGMHTHVSLFEGEENAFYDPSAKYQMSVTARRFVAGVLRHAPELTAVTNQYVNSYKRLWGGDEAPSFVSWGHNNRSALVRVPMYKPGKGGAARIEYRGMDSAVNPYLGFSVLLAAGLKGIREEYELPPEAENNVWALSDGERRAMGFDPLPQSLEHALAVMERSELVAETLGEQVFAYLIRDSRREVDEYRSQVTPFELKSMLDTI is encoded by the coding sequence GTGAGCAAGCAGAGAGATTTCGTGCTTCGTACGATCGAAGAACGGGGGGTGCGCTTCGTGCGCCTCTGGTTCACGGACGTCGCCGGTGCGCTGAAATCGGTTGCGCTCGCGCCCGCCGAGGTCGAGGGCGCATTCAGCGAGGGCATCGGGTTCGACGGTTCGGCGATCGAGGGCCTGACGCGCGCGTACGAGTCAGACCTGCTCGCGGTGCCAGACCCATCGACGTTCCAGATCCTGCCGTGGCGCGGGGAGACCGAGCCGACGGGGCGCATGTTCTGCGACATTCGCACGCCCAACGGTGAGCCGGCAGTGTCCGATCCGCGGAACGTGCTCAAGCGCACGCTCGCCCAGGCGGCAGACATGGGCTTCTCGTTCTACACCCACCCAGAGATCGAGTTCTACCTGCTGAAGTCGAAGGAGATCGGCCCCGAGGGCCCGATCCCCGTTGACCGCGCAGGCTACTTCGACAACGTTCCTGGCGGGACGGCGCACGACTTCCGCCGCGAGAGCGTGAACATGCTCGAGGAGCTCGGCATCTCAGTCGAGTTCAGCCACCACGAGGCGGGCCCCGGTCAGAACGAGATCGACCTCCGATACGCCGACGCTCTCGCGACCGCCGACAACATCATGACCTTCAGGTCTGTGGTGAAGGAGGTCGCGATCGCGCAGGGCGTCCACGCCACATTCATGCCGAAGCCGCTCGCCGGCCAGCCCGGCTCGGGGATGCACACGCACGTCTCGCTCTTCGAGGGCGAGGAGAACGCGTTCTATGACCCCAGCGCGAAATACCAGATGTCGGTCACCGCGCGCCGCTTCGTCGCCGGCGTGCTCAGGCACGCGCCAGAGCTCACCGCCGTGACGAATCAGTACGTGAACTCGTACAAGCGGCTGTGGGGTGGCGACGAGGCGCCGTCGTTCGTGAGCTGGGGCCACAACAACCGCTCGGCGCTCGTCCGCGTCCCCATGTACAAGCCAGGGAAGGGCGGCGCTGCGCGGATCGAGTACCGCGGCATGGACAGCGCGGTGAACCCGTACCTCGGGTTCTCGGTGCTGCTCGCGGCCGGTCTCAAGGGCATCCGCGAGGAGTACGAGCTACCGCCGGAGGCCGAGAACAACGTCTGGGCGCTGAGCGACGGTGAGCGCCGCGCGATGGGCTTCGACCCGCTCCCGCAGAGCCTCGAGCACGCCCTCGCGGTGATGGAACGTTCGGAGCTCGTCGCTGAGACGCTCGGCGAGCAGGTGTTCGCGTACCTCATTCGCGACAGCCGCCGCGAGGTGGACGAGTACCGCAGCCAGGTGACGCCGTTCGAGCTCAAGTCGATGCTCGACACGATCTAG
- a CDS encoding methionine aminopeptidase encodes MSKKDWGINDPEETYWFNSKTGEVEEGPQSLAIYRIGPFKTREEAQRAPKLLAERAREWNEEDEEEY; translated from the coding sequence ATGAGCAAGAAGGACTGGGGGATCAACGATCCCGAGGAAACCTACTGGTTCAACTCCAAGACTGGGGAGGTGGAGGAGGGCCCGCAATCCCTCGCCATCTATCGAATCGGTCCGTTCAAGACCCGCGAGGAGGCACAGCGCGCGCCGAAGCTTCTTGCCGAGCGCGCCCGCGAGTGGAACGAAGAGGACGAAGAAGAGTACTAG
- the map gene encoding type I methionyl aminopeptidase: protein MPFDDHGNLIPGVLPAPLTVPREIARPPYVGLQEPPAYTGDNTYTEAEVAKIRAAGRIASRALDAVGAAVAPGVTTAELDRIGHDVVVAAGAYPSTLGYRGYPASSCTSVNEVVCHGIPDDTVLREGDIVNVDITAYLDGFHGDTNRTFRVGEVSEEVDLLVERTHEAMMRGIRAAKPGREVNVIGRVIETYAKRFGYGVIRDFTGHGVGSSFHTGLIIPHYDSAPRFNDLIVPGMVFTVEPMLTLGTHEWDMWADNWTVTTKDKSITAQFEHTIVVREDGFELLTVSE from the coding sequence ATGCCTTTCGACGATCACGGCAATCTGATCCCCGGCGTTTTGCCAGCGCCGCTCACGGTTCCTCGCGAGATTGCGAGGCCACCATACGTCGGGCTGCAGGAGCCGCCGGCGTACACGGGCGACAACACGTACACCGAGGCCGAGGTCGCGAAGATCCGCGCAGCTGGGCGCATCGCGTCGCGCGCGCTCGACGCCGTCGGCGCAGCCGTTGCTCCGGGGGTCACGACCGCCGAGCTCGACCGCATCGGGCACGACGTCGTCGTGGCGGCCGGCGCGTATCCGTCGACGCTCGGATACCGCGGCTACCCTGCCTCGTCCTGCACCTCGGTCAACGAGGTCGTGTGTCACGGCATCCCCGACGACACGGTGCTGCGGGAGGGCGACATCGTCAACGTCGATATCACGGCGTACCTCGACGGCTTCCACGGCGACACAAACCGCACCTTCCGTGTCGGCGAGGTCTCGGAGGAGGTCGACCTGCTCGTCGAGCGCACCCACGAGGCAATGATGCGCGGCATCCGGGCGGCGAAGCCCGGGCGCGAGGTGAACGTGATCGGCAGGGTCATCGAAACGTACGCGAAGCGCTTCGGCTACGGCGTGATCCGCGACTTCACCGGGCACGGGGTGGGATCGTCGTTCCACACCGGCCTGATCATCCCGCACTACGACTCCGCGCCGCGGTTCAACGACCTCATCGTGCCTGGCATGGTGTTCACGGTCGAGCCGATGCTGACGCTCGGCACGCACGAGTGGGACATGTGGGCGGATAACTGGACGGTGACGACGAAGGACAAGTCGATCACTGCACAGTTCGAGCACACCATCGTGGTGCGCGAGGACGGCTTCGAGCTCCTCACCGTTTCGGAGTAG
- a CDS encoding zinc ribbon domain-containing protein produces the protein MKATPRQQLLLLDLQQLDHTLARLRKRNEQLPERAELTALEAERDEVRNRYMEAQRELDARRLELSRIEADVAVVEQREQRDHELLAASTSAKEAQALQGELDTLGRRKGELEERQLEAMEVAEAAEAVFAEAEQVLAGVDERRDAINARIAAAEAETERDRAAADTERAGKAAEVQGDLLALYEKTRAQVGIGAARLRAGVSEASGMALSPADLSTIKAAADDEVVFCPETGAILVRVIEA, from the coding sequence ATGAAGGCTACCCCGCGCCAGCAGCTGTTGCTGCTCGATCTCCAGCAGCTCGACCACACCCTCGCGAGGCTCCGCAAGCGGAACGAGCAGCTGCCGGAACGCGCCGAGCTCACCGCACTCGAGGCGGAGCGCGACGAGGTCCGCAACCGCTACATGGAGGCGCAGCGCGAGCTCGACGCCAGGCGACTCGAGCTCTCGCGCATCGAGGCAGACGTCGCGGTCGTTGAGCAGCGCGAGCAGCGGGATCACGAACTCCTCGCGGCCAGCACCTCGGCGAAGGAAGCTCAGGCGCTGCAGGGCGAACTCGACACCCTCGGCCGCCGCAAGGGTGAACTCGAGGAGCGTCAGCTCGAAGCCATGGAGGTCGCCGAGGCCGCCGAGGCCGTGTTCGCCGAGGCAGAGCAGGTCCTCGCAGGCGTCGACGAGCGCCGCGACGCGATCAACGCGCGCATCGCGGCGGCAGAGGCCGAGACCGAGCGCGACCGCGCTGCGGCCGACACGGAGCGCGCAGGCAAGGCCGCCGAGGTGCAGGGCGACCTGCTCGCGCTCTACGAGAAGACCCGCGCGCAGGTCGGGATCGGGGCTGCACGCCTCCGGGCCGGCGTTTCAGAGGCGAGCGGCATGGCGTTGAGCCCCGCCGACCTCTCCACGATCAAGGCCGCGGCAGACGACGAGGTCGTGTTCTGCCCAGAGACCGGCGCCATCCTCGTGCGCGTCATCGAGGCCTAA
- a CDS encoding Nif3-like dinuclear metal center hexameric protein — translation MTNTAAVAPDPSAPAAQTLADLRRVAEEMWPADTAESWDRVGLVTGRGDAPIRRVLLAVDAVGATVEEALAWETDALITHHPLLLRGIHTVAEDTAKGALLASLIRGGCALIAAHTNADQPAGGVSDVIARRLGLMGSLPIVPHAARPEIGIGRIGALAEPVSLRTFAELVAGVMPATVSGVRVAGDPDRLVREIALLGGAGDSLLDHPAVRGADVYLTSDLRHHPAQEALELTAVAGGPALVDVAHWASESLWLEGAAEELAARLPGVEFRVSTLRTDPWNFSVGARPGDGRSAE, via the coding sequence ATGACGAACACCGCAGCTGTCGCACCCGACCCCTCCGCGCCCGCGGCGCAGACCCTTGCAGACCTCCGGCGGGTCGCCGAGGAGATGTGGCCGGCAGACACGGCCGAGTCGTGGGATCGCGTCGGCCTCGTGACTGGCCGCGGCGATGCCCCGATCCGGCGGGTGCTGCTCGCGGTGGACGCCGTCGGCGCGACAGTCGAGGAGGCGCTCGCCTGGGAGACGGACGCGCTCATCACGCACCACCCCTTGCTGCTGCGCGGGATCCACACGGTTGCGGAGGACACTGCGAAGGGTGCGCTCCTCGCCTCGCTGATCCGCGGCGGGTGCGCGCTCATTGCCGCCCACACGAACGCCGACCAGCCGGCCGGGGGAGTGTCCGACGTCATCGCGCGCCGCCTCGGCCTCATGGGGTCCCTGCCGATCGTGCCCCATGCTGCGCGGCCGGAGATCGGCATCGGGCGGATCGGAGCGCTCGCCGAGCCGGTCTCGCTCAGGACGTTCGCCGAGCTCGTGGCCGGTGTCATGCCGGCGACAGTCTCGGGCGTGCGAGTCGCGGGCGATCCTGATCGCCTCGTTCGCGAGATCGCGCTGCTCGGCGGCGCGGGCGACAGCCTGCTCGATCACCCGGCGGTGCGCGGCGCGGACGTCTACCTCACGTCGGATCTCCGGCACCATCCGGCCCAGGAGGCGCTTGAGCTCACGGCCGTCGCGGGCGGCCCCGCGCTCGTCGACGTGGCGCACTGGGCGAGCGAGTCGCTGTGGCTCGAGGGCGCGGCGGAGGAGCTCGCCGCTCGGCTGCCCGGCGTCGAATTTCGCGTCAGCACCCTCCGCACCGACCCGTGGAACTTCTCGGTCGGGGCGCGCCCGGGCGACGGCCGCAGCGCAGAGTAA
- a CDS encoding methionine ABC transporter permease, whose translation MDRLIELLPKIGDATVETLIYVAFAITIGGLIGLIVGVLLTTTRRGGILQSTPTFWVLNLLVNFFRPIPFVLILMLLQPLARMVTGKGIGGPALIFSLVVAAAFGISRLVEQNLLTVPPGQIEAARAMGAGPLRIIFTVLIPEGLGPLVLGYTFAFVAIVDMSAMAGIIGAGGIGNFALQYGYRQSNPWVTWASVLIIVVIVQIAQLVGNVTARKLLRR comes from the coding sequence ATGGACCGCCTGATTGAACTCCTCCCGAAGATCGGCGATGCGACGGTCGAGACGCTCATCTATGTCGCCTTCGCGATCACGATCGGCGGCCTCATCGGTCTCATCGTCGGGGTCCTCCTCACGACGACCCGGCGCGGCGGCATCCTGCAGAGCACGCCAACGTTCTGGGTGCTGAACCTGCTCGTGAACTTCTTCCGCCCGATCCCGTTCGTGCTGATCCTGATGCTCCTACAACCGCTGGCGCGCATGGTCACCGGTAAGGGCATCGGCGGCCCCGCCCTCATTTTCTCGCTCGTCGTTGCTGCCGCGTTCGGGATCTCCCGCCTCGTCGAGCAGAACCTGCTCACCGTGCCGCCCGGCCAGATTGAGGCGGCCCGTGCGATGGGCGCCGGCCCGCTGCGGATCATCTTCACTGTCCTCATCCCAGAGGGCCTCGGCCCGCTCGTGCTCGGGTACACGTTCGCATTCGTGGCGATCGTCGACATGTCCGCGATGGCGGGCATCATCGGCGCGGGCGGTATCGGTAACTTCGCGCTGCAGTACGGCTATCGCCAGTCGAACCCGTGGGTCACATGGGCGTCAGTGCTCATCATCGTCGTGATCGTGCAGATTGCACAGCTCGTCGGCAACGTGACGGCGCGGAAGCTCCTCAGGCGCTAG
- a CDS encoding methionine ABC transporter ATP-binding protein yields MTKVELQGVGKRYPARGRSGTEVVAVDDVSIDIASGEIHAVIGYSGAGKSTLLRLVNGLERATSGAILVDGVDITALSEAKLRSVRSRIGMIFQQFNLFHSRTIAKNVEYPLVVAGTPRPEREARVAELLSFVGLSDYAASHIEQLSGGQKQRVGIARALATNPGLILADEATSALDPETSREVLALLTKINRDLGVTILLITHEMDVVREIAHRVTVMEAGKAVEQGEVFEVFSNPKTDTTRRFVSTALPTEPDPAHLRALREKHRGKLIALTFRDGGADQPIVFQTLADRGVGVNIVHGGITDVGGRTFGKLTLELIGEGVQVEHAIAALAQQTELEVLA; encoded by the coding sequence ATGACGAAAGTTGAACTGCAGGGGGTCGGCAAACGGTATCCAGCCCGCGGCCGGTCCGGCACCGAGGTGGTCGCCGTCGACGATGTCTCCATCGACATCGCATCTGGCGAGATCCACGCCGTGATTGGTTACTCGGGCGCAGGCAAGTCGACCCTGCTTCGGCTCGTCAACGGCCTGGAGCGGGCGACGAGCGGCGCGATCCTCGTGGACGGCGTCGACATCACCGCCCTTTCCGAAGCCAAGCTGCGAAGCGTCCGGTCACGCATCGGCATGATATTCCAGCAGTTCAACCTGTTCCACTCGCGCACCATCGCGAAAAACGTGGAGTATCCGCTCGTTGTGGCGGGTACTCCACGCCCGGAGCGCGAGGCCAGAGTGGCCGAGCTCCTCAGCTTTGTCGGGCTCTCGGACTACGCCGCCTCACATATCGAGCAGCTGTCCGGCGGCCAGAAGCAGCGCGTCGGCATCGCTCGCGCGCTCGCGACGAACCCCGGCCTCATCCTCGCGGACGAGGCCACGAGCGCGCTCGATCCCGAGACCTCCCGTGAGGTGCTTGCACTGCTCACGAAGATCAACCGCGACCTCGGCGTCACGATCCTGCTCATCACGCATGAGATGGACGTGGTGCGCGAGATCGCCCACCGCGTCACCGTCATGGAGGCCGGCAAGGCTGTCGAGCAGGGCGAGGTGTTCGAGGTGTTCTCGAACCCGAAGACCGACACTACGCGGCGCTTCGTCTCGACAGCGCTCCCGACCGAGCCGGACCCCGCACACCTCCGCGCGCTGCGCGAGAAGCACCGCGGCAAGCTCATCGCACTCACCTTCCGCGACGGCGGCGCAGATCAGCCGATCGTGTTCCAGACCCTCGCCGACCGCGGCGTCGGCGTGAACATCGTTCACGGCGGCATCACTGACGTCGGCGGCCGCACCTTCGGCAAGCTCACGCTCGAGCTCATTGGCGAGGGCGTGCAGGTCGAGCACGCCATCGCAGCCCTCGCACAGCAGACCGAGCTGGAGGTGCTCGCGTAA
- a CDS encoding MetQ/NlpA family ABC transporter substrate-binding protein, with translation MSVKKRSLIAASVAALAIAATALTGCASDSAPGADDAQTEGPVRIGVVPGGQPYWETFVEEAEKEGIEVEIVDFSEYPQPNPAVSAGDLDLNQFQHIIYLATHNVDADDDLVALGSTVVYPLNLFSSKYTDVKVIPEGGTIAIPNDESNRARALLVLQKLGLLELKDGGSATSTPDDIVADKSRVKVTELAADIIPASLPDVDGGIVNNDFVELGGLDFKDSLGSDSADDAAVEPYTNIFAARAEDKGNETYLKLVDIYQNNETFQAALKDYVGEGAVSVKLSQDDLAKLLADAEDSYRATKG, from the coding sequence ATGTCTGTGAAGAAGCGCAGTCTCATCGCCGCATCGGTCGCGGCACTGGCCATCGCCGCAACCGCACTCACCGGCTGCGCGAGCGACTCGGCGCCCGGCGCCGACGACGCACAGACCGAGGGCCCGGTGCGCATCGGCGTCGTCCCTGGCGGCCAGCCCTACTGGGAGACCTTCGTTGAGGAGGCCGAGAAGGAGGGGATCGAGGTCGAGATCGTCGACTTCAGCGAGTACCCGCAGCCGAACCCGGCAGTCTCGGCCGGTGACCTCGACCTCAATCAGTTCCAGCACATCATCTACCTCGCGACCCACAACGTTGACGCCGACGACGACCTCGTCGCGCTCGGCTCGACCGTCGTGTACCCGCTCAACCTGTTCTCGAGCAAGTACACGGATGTGAAGGTCATCCCCGAGGGCGGCACCATCGCGATCCCGAACGACGAGTCGAACCGCGCCCGCGCCCTGCTCGTGCTCCAGAAGCTCGGCCTGCTCGAGCTCAAGGACGGCGGCAGCGCAACCTCGACCCCCGACGACATCGTCGCCGACAAGTCGCGCGTGAAGGTCACCGAGCTCGCGGCGGACATCATCCCGGCCTCGCTGCCCGACGTCGACGGCGGCATCGTGAACAACGACTTCGTTGAGCTCGGCGGGCTCGACTTCAAGGACTCGCTCGGCTCGGATAGCGCCGACGACGCTGCGGTGGAGCCGTACACGAACATCTTCGCGGCGCGCGCCGAGGACAAGGGCAACGAGACCTACCTCAAGCTCGTCGACATCTACCAAAACAACGAGACCTTCCAGGCCGCGCTGAAGGACTACGTCGGTGAGGGTGCCGTCTCTGTGAAGCTCTCGCAGGACGACCTCGCGAAGCTCCTCGCGGACGCCGAGGACAGCTACCGCGCGACCAAGGGCTAA
- a CDS encoding glyceraldehyde-3-phosphate dehydrogenase: MNQPTTDHLEAWNTKQALAERMIPLIGQLYRDHDIVMSVHGRSLIGRSAIDIIRAHSYARKIDDVELDIAETSAIVEALTAIQPGPVSIDLALLANGFRAAATTDLEAYLRTELAPALAAQPATGRDVVLYGFGRIGRLLARIMIEHAGSQNGLNLRAIVVRKNGENDLQKRANLLRRDSVHGPFNGTIKVLEDENVILANGVRIQVIYSSDPADVDYPSYGIEDAILVDNTGRWRDAEGLGKHLENSGISRVILTAPGKGDLLNVVYGVNNDKISDADAILSAASCTTNAITPVLKVVNDTFGVKQGHVETVHSYTNDQNLIDNFHSGDRRGRSAALNMVLTETGAAKAVAKALPEFEGKLTGNAIRVPTPNVSMAVLNLQLERETTTEELNALLEQVSLTGSLRTQIDYVESPEIVSTDFVGSNRAGIVDGLATLVTGSSAVLYVWYDNEYGYSCQVVRIIEQLAGGHPLQLPALAK; encoded by the coding sequence ATGAATCAGCCCACAACTGACCACCTCGAGGCCTGGAACACAAAGCAGGCACTGGCTGAGCGGATGATCCCGCTCATCGGTCAGCTTTACCGCGATCACGACATCGTCATGTCCGTCCACGGCCGCAGCCTGATCGGCCGCTCTGCCATCGACATCATTCGGGCCCACAGCTACGCGCGCAAGATCGACGACGTCGAGCTCGACATCGCCGAGACCTCAGCGATCGTCGAGGCGCTCACCGCGATCCAGCCCGGGCCCGTATCGATCGATCTCGCGCTGCTCGCGAACGGCTTCCGCGCCGCGGCGACCACCGATCTCGAGGCGTACCTGCGCACCGAGCTCGCACCGGCACTCGCGGCCCAGCCCGCAACCGGCCGCGACGTCGTGCTGTACGGCTTTGGCCGCATCGGCCGTCTCCTCGCTCGCATCATGATCGAGCACGCCGGCAGCCAGAACGGCCTGAACCTGCGCGCCATCGTCGTCCGTAAGAACGGCGAGAACGATCTCCAGAAGCGCGCGAACCTCCTGCGTCGCGACTCGGTGCACGGCCCGTTCAACGGCACCATCAAGGTGCTCGAGGACGAGAACGTCATCCTCGCGAACGGCGTCCGCATCCAGGTGATCTACTCGAGCGACCCGGCAGACGTCGATTACCCGTCGTACGGCATTGAGGACGCGATCCTCGTCGACAACACGGGCCGGTGGCGCGACGCCGAGGGCCTCGGCAAGCACCTCGAGAACTCGGGCATCTCCCGCGTCATCCTCACCGCCCCGGGCAAGGGCGACCTGCTGAACGTGGTCTACGGCGTGAACAACGACAAGATCAGCGACGCAGACGCGATCCTGAGCGCGGCCTCGTGCACCACGAACGCGATCACCCCCGTGCTCAAGGTCGTGAACGACACCTTCGGCGTGAAGCAGGGCCACGTCGAGACGGTCCACTCGTACACGAACGACCAGAACCTCATCGACAACTTCCATTCGGGAGACCGCCGCGGACGCTCGGCCGCACTGAACATGGTCCTCACCGAGACCGGCGCGGCGAAGGCCGTCGCCAAGGCGCTGCCCGAGTTCGAGGGCAAGCTCACCGGCAACGCGATCCGCGTTCCGACACCCAACGTCTCGATGGCCGTCCTCAACCTGCAGCTCGAGCGCGAGACGACCACCGAGGAGCTGAATGCCCTGCTCGAGCAGGTGTCGCTCACCGGGAGCCTGCGCACGCAGATCGACTACGTTGAGTCGCCCGAGATCGTCTCGACCGACTTCGTCGGCTCGAACCGTGCCGGCATCGTCGACGGCCTCGCGACCCTCGTCACCGGCTCGAGCGCAGTGCTCTACGTCTGGTACGACAACGAGTACGGCTACAGCTGCCAGGTTGTTCGCATTATCGAGCAGCTCGCGGGCGGACACCCCCTGCAGCTTCCCGCCCTGGCCAAGTAA
- a CDS encoding universal stress protein, with product MSEKYLIGVDGSDHSRAALKWGLARATERGASVELIHVADDSFLSESVAFLSEAQAASEQMLAHEIERARTELGFTGEIAGSAVVGHPIAEVEAASKHADLLVLGAHTGGKFAGSVFGTRAVKIAAVAHCPVAVIPAEQEDAGSGVVVGVDGSEASKRAIAFAAEEASFRGVPLVAVYAWMPPLTPGLEYLWSEELVTAQQAAAEESIAIGTAGLAERYPDLEVRREIVQAPPVTALLQVAETAEMVVVGSRGRGGISRLLLGSVSHGVLNALPCTTVVTRAE from the coding sequence ATGTCCGAGAAGTACCTCATCGGAGTTGACGGATCAGATCACAGCCGCGCGGCCCTGAAGTGGGGCCTGGCACGAGCGACCGAGCGTGGCGCGTCCGTCGAGCTCATCCACGTCGCCGACGACTCCTTCCTGTCCGAGAGTGTTGCGTTCCTCTCCGAGGCACAGGCCGCATCCGAGCAGATGCTCGCGCACGAGATCGAGCGGGCCCGCACCGAGCTCGGCTTCACCGGCGAGATCGCCGGTAGCGCCGTCGTCGGCCACCCGATCGCCGAGGTCGAGGCCGCGTCGAAGCACGCGGACCTCCTGGTTCTCGGGGCGCACACGGGCGGTAAGTTCGCTGGCTCGGTCTTCGGCACCCGCGCCGTGAAGATCGCCGCCGTCGCGCACTGCCCAGTCGCCGTCATCCCCGCCGAGCAGGAGGACGCCGGAAGCGGCGTCGTCGTCGGCGTTGATGGGTCCGAGGCCTCGAAGCGCGCGATCGCGTTCGCTGCTGAAGAGGCGTCGTTCCGCGGCGTTCCCCTCGTCGCCGTCTACGCGTGGATGCCGCCGCTCACGCCAGGGCTCGAGTACCTCTGGAGCGAGGAGCTCGTGACCGCGCAGCAGGCCGCTGCCGAGGAGTCCATTGCCATCGGCACCGCGGGCCTCGCCGAGCGCTATCCCGACCTCGAGGTGCGCCGCGAGATCGTGCAGGCGCCGCCGGTGACCGCGCTGCTTCAGGTCGCCGAGACTGCTGAGATGGTCGTCGTCGGCAGCCGCGGACGGGGCGGCATCTCGCGCCTGTTGCTGGGGTCGGTCAGCCACGGCGTGCTCAACGCGCTGCCGTGCACGACCGTCGTAACGCGCGCGGAGTAA
- a CDS encoding MBL fold metallo-hydrolase has product MAGDLRIERVVTFGVLGAGRPGYPPEGVPLDNNVWIVGDDDTALIIDAAHDADAVVTAVGDRDPLGILLTHGHEDHVNAAIALADALDTHLYLHPADLFLWEDTHGSDRLPDFELADGATFSVAGAELVTLHTPGHTPGSVSFYAGSLGTLLSGDTLFEGGPGATRWEYSSFPQLIESISDRLLTLPAVTTVLPGHGSATTIGAEAPQIAAWAAQTK; this is encoded by the coding sequence ATGGCTGGCGATCTTCGCATCGAGCGCGTCGTCACCTTCGGGGTACTCGGGGCAGGCCGCCCCGGGTACCCGCCGGAGGGCGTTCCGCTCGATAACAACGTCTGGATCGTCGGAGACGACGACACCGCGCTGATCATTGACGCCGCCCACGACGCAGACGCGGTCGTGACGGCCGTTGGAGACCGTGATCCGCTCGGGATCCTGCTCACCCACGGGCACGAGGACCACGTGAACGCAGCGATCGCCCTCGCGGACGCGCTGGACACGCACCTCTACCTGCACCCCGCCGACCTCTTCCTGTGGGAGGACACGCACGGCAGCGACAGGCTCCCCGATTTCGAGCTCGCCGACGGCGCGACGTTCTCTGTCGCTGGCGCCGAGCTGGTGACCCTGCACACCCCGGGGCACACGCCGGGATCGGTGAGTTTCTACGCGGGCTCGCTCGGAACGCTGCTCTCCGGCGACACGCTCTTCGAGGGCGGCCCTGGCGCCACGCGCTGGGAGTACTCGAGCTTTCCGCAGCTCATCGAGTCGATCAGCGACCGGCTCCTCACGCTCCCCGCGGTCACGACAGTGCTCCCCGGGCACGGTTCGGCGACGACGATCGGCGCCGAGGCCCCGCAGATCGCCGCGTGGGCCGCGCAGACCAAATAG
- a CDS encoding flavin reductase family protein, protein MNEFEAGDALKRAFRDHPAGVGLITAQTPDGPVGLTVSSVASVAVDPPALSFSVTRATGSAGGVLHADSFVVHLLDARHAEIAQTFAVSGTERFTPEQGWDTLPTGEPLLRDVRVALRCRSLHQLEVGSSVIVVAGVLDAHFGEAAEPMSYIDRTFRRLGEQL, encoded by the coding sequence GTGAACGAGTTTGAGGCTGGCGATGCACTGAAGCGGGCGTTCCGCGATCACCCGGCTGGTGTCGGGCTGATCACCGCGCAAACGCCCGACGGCCCAGTCGGCCTCACCGTGTCGAGCGTCGCCTCCGTGGCAGTCGACCCGCCGGCGCTCTCCTTCTCGGTGACGCGCGCGACAGGCAGCGCCGGGGGAGTGCTGCACGCCGATTCGTTCGTGGTGCATCTGCTCGACGCCCGCCACGCCGAGATTGCTCAGACGTTTGCCGTCTCGGGGACCGAGCGCTTCACGCCGGAGCAGGGCTGGGACACGTTGCCGACAGGGGAGCCGCTGCTGCGCGATGTGCGCGTCGCCCTGCGGTGCCGCTCGCTGCACCAGCTCGAGGTCGGATCGTCAGTGATCGTCGTCGCAGGCGTGCTCGACGCTCACTTCGGAGAGGCCGCCGAACCGATGAGCTACATCGACCGCACGTTCAGGCGCCTCGGCGAGCAGCTCTAG